One window of Gimesia sp. genomic DNA carries:
- a CDS encoding cation diffusion facilitator family transporter, producing MTERNPIAETYAEVIRIAVWSLVANLLLGIVKLAGGIIGNSFALIADAVNSIGDVMSTVVVLIALHYAQKPPDAEHPYGHTRAEGIAATNVAIVIIISALYVGWEAIQRITVHHGIPPGWTLWIAGANLVIKETLYHYNMRVGRRTGSAVIMAHAWDHRSDALCSLAVLLGLAMISFGGPRFIWADEVASLIVVAAIVWSGVQLFRSSASELMDLQADPEFIEQIQAAALSVEQVENIETLWVRKSGLEYFADIHIEVNQNLTVAEGHRIGHEVKDRLLNEFPRLRDVLVHLEPFPHFHDAVEDVS from the coding sequence TTGACAGAACGAAATCCCATCGCAGAGACTTACGCTGAGGTCATCCGGATCGCAGTCTGGAGTCTGGTTGCAAACCTGCTGCTGGGAATTGTCAAACTGGCTGGTGGAATCATCGGGAATTCCTTTGCCCTGATCGCAGATGCGGTGAATTCCATCGGGGATGTGATGTCGACTGTGGTCGTTCTGATCGCCCTGCACTACGCACAAAAACCGCCCGATGCAGAGCATCCTTACGGGCATACACGTGCTGAGGGAATCGCTGCCACCAATGTGGCCATCGTGATCATCATCTCAGCTTTATACGTAGGCTGGGAAGCCATTCAGCGGATCACGGTCCATCATGGAATTCCCCCTGGCTGGACGCTCTGGATTGCCGGCGCCAATCTTGTCATCAAGGAGACGCTGTACCACTACAATATGCGGGTTGGTCGGCGTACAGGTTCTGCGGTCATTATGGCGCATGCCTGGGATCACCGGAGTGATGCCCTCTGCTCGCTGGCGGTTCTGCTGGGACTGGCGATGATCAGTTTCGGCGGTCCTCGATTTATCTGGGCAGATGAAGTCGCCTCGCTGATCGTGGTGGCAGCCATTGTCTGGTCGGGAGTGCAGCTGTTTCGTTCCAGCGCAAGCGAACTGATGGACCTGCAGGCCGATCCGGAATTCATAGAGCAGATTCAGGCTGCGGCGCTGTCCGTCGAACAGGTAGAAAATATCGAGACCCTCTGGGTCAGAAAATCAGGTCTGGAATACTTTGCCGATATTCATATTGAAGTCAACCAGAATCTCACCGTGGCCGAGGGGCATCGCATTGGACATGAAGTCAAAGATCGACTGCTGAACGAATTCCCCAGATTAAGGGACGTCCTGGTTCACCTTGAACCGTTCCCCCATTTTCACGATGCGGTAGAGGATGTCAGTTAG
- a CDS encoding DUF4198 domain-containing protein has translation MRITFLTTLLLCCICQFSPLHAHDTWVESNTSLIRSGDAIYIDLKLGNHGNHHRDFKLASKIDLEGCTLDVIDPAGKAYDLKSTVIDTGYAPKEGYWKAKFVPAQKGLYLVSHSLDRVVNHGKPVRAIKSAKTFFVVSPKLDQVSLENPGFDRVLGHPLEIVPVVNPVTPMGPGKPLQVRVLFKGKPLADTTVSFIPRGETLKGDFDDRYERHTDSEGLAEFTPRTGNQYLVVVHHTAADEKTEEYEQTAYAATLTVLVPELCPCCGE, from the coding sequence ATGAGAATCACATTCCTCACCACTTTGTTGCTATGTTGCATATGCCAATTCTCCCCGCTGCACGCCCATGATACCTGGGTGGAATCCAATACCAGCCTGATCCGTTCCGGCGATGCGATTTATATTGATCTCAAACTTGGTAATCATGGGAATCATCACCGTGATTTCAAGCTCGCCAGTAAGATTGACCTGGAGGGTTGCACGCTCGACGTGATCGATCCTGCCGGCAAAGCATACGATCTGAAGAGCACTGTCATCGATACCGGCTACGCCCCTAAAGAAGGATACTGGAAGGCGAAGTTCGTACCCGCTCAGAAAGGATTATACCTGGTTTCGCATTCACTCGACCGGGTTGTCAATCACGGTAAGCCGGTTCGCGCGATTAAAAGTGCCAAAACGTTTTTCGTCGTCAGTCCCAAACTGGATCAGGTTTCTCTGGAGAATCCCGGCTTTGACCGCGTGCTGGGACATCCCCTCGAAATTGTTCCCGTTGTAAATCCCGTGACACCCATGGGACCGGGGAAGCCGCTTCAGGTCCGTGTTCTGTTCAAAGGTAAGCCTTTGGCGGATACGACTGTCTCTTTTATACCCCGTGGAGAAACTCTCAAAGGTGATTTTGACGATCGCTACGAGCGTCACACCGATTCAGAGGGACTGGCTGAATTCACTCCCCGGACGGGCAATCAGTATCTCGTCGTTGTGCATCACACCGCGGCGGATGAAAAGACCGAAGAGTACGAGCAAACTGCGTACGCAGCCACGCTCACAGTGCTGGTTCCTGAGCTCTGTCCCTGTTGCGGCGAGTAA